A part of Ignavibacteria bacterium genomic DNA contains:
- a CDS encoding RNA polymerase sigma factor, whose protein sequence is MNHFEKKFEQKTGINFQKFYKDQKPKLTWYLSKWTKDLEIAEDFADDAFVKALMAIDSYNGEKSQVHTWIYTIAVNFVKKDYHDKQKLPLISIDRELSNSASINIFLPYNDTSNDIMRHKEISKKAEIVRDAIFNMPEKQHKYRQVLIMREIENMSYNEISEYLKLNLSTVKSQIKKGRELICKKVEKKLAYIDEHGLE, encoded by the coding sequence ATGAATCATTTTGAAAAAAAATTTGAACAAAAGACTGGAATAAACTTTCAAAAATTCTACAAAGACCAAAAGCCAAAGTTAACTTGGTATTTATCAAAATGGACTAAAGACTTAGAAATTGCAGAAGATTTTGCTGACGATGCATTTGTTAAAGCGCTAATGGCTATTGATAGCTATAATGGTGAAAAATCACAAGTTCATACTTGGATTTACACTATTGCAGTTAATTTTGTTAAAAAAGATTATCATGATAAACAAAAACTTCCATTAATTTCTATAGATAGAGAATTATCAAACTCTGCATCAATCAATATATTCTTACCTTATAATGATACAAGTAATGATATAATGAGACATAAAGAAATTTCTAAGAAAGCAGAAATCGTAAGAGATGCTATTTTCAATATGCCTGAAAAACAGCATAAGTATAGACAAGTTCTCATTATGAGAGAAATTGAAAATATGTCTTACAATGAAATCTCTGAATACTTGAAACTGAACCTTTCAACTGTTAAATCACAAATCAAAAAAGGTCGTGAATTGATATGTAAAAAAGTTGAAAAGAAACTCGCCTACATAGACGAACACGGTCTTGAATAG
- a CDS encoding T9SS type A sorting domain-containing protein has translation MPTSYSSVTSYILASGTWTGQANGVIRGTTGVNSGTYSCQLRSQTGAQITSPNIPSGGVSTVTFYASSSTTSGSVQVNYSTDGGSTWNPATGSPFSLTTGSPVLKTAIINTSASNVLVQFYRTAATVYIDDILISPYSPVPTITISPTSLTSLNYNFGAGPSAEQTFTISGSNLTNDIVLTPPTDYEISTTSGSGFISNPSSITLNQSGGNVPNTTIYVRLKSGLSAGNYNSENISCTSTGATTKNVSCSGTVFTPTLTVSPTTLTSFSYIVTTGPSSNQTFTISGTNLISNVSLTAPTDYEISTSSGSGFGSSLTLTPTSGTLSSTTIYVRLKAGLPIGTYNSEVINCTATNATTKTITCNGTVTASNSSDVISVSGSESTSVSSIINTPGPLTSVQGTQVWQFTIRDGGDSGDVDNLPTIVTGIIISNLNSSGLDWSTAIESIDLFDGSTNVGSLQYGNANLTNSQANFSSLNIIVPDNNSKTITVRLTVRCPLGSGNDDGDYFRFSISNTNFTTASSTTSSQKSSFTAASSSSTAPRNEIDIVASQLVFTQQPISTPLGSTMTPNVTVSATDICGNIDKGFSGTVSLTSTGTMTGSPLTAIASSGVATFSGIVHTVIGTGLTMTASSTGLTSAISLTYDIYLATAFQPGDFAVISICSNTNCQGDGSGDDQISFMIFKDIQPGDVFIITDNGYERTIANKWGNSEGTYQITRTTSTINAGTVITIKLHNSSPYFEGIYPDNNWTFTNIGWAGTTCVLNSGGDQLYFMQGGTWNKGTSNGSHDAIYTPGVYLYAFNTNSSWTSFASSTQHSGLIEFMECFNMMPGVATDFIEYTGPTTPATKREWILRLNTSTNWSSRIDCNTYFANNIHQGQTYTILPSSYSDGVWVGNKNINWFDCANWQNLEIPDKYINVQIPSTGVTNEPTIGAPPSGLSGAECNNIEIQNGRILTMNNAASRLDVYGNIIQNGTLTATNGVVNILDDNSSLTSSSDITFYNLTLNKISNTNTFTINANINVDNLLNLLSGILVTGFNRITINNTSTTAISGFGTNSYINGNLRRYVTSTGTYNFPVGTENYYELSSIKLNSSVGLNYIDAKFTNPHVSSIDITPLNILVNGSVLNELLDYGFWTITPNGGTYNYDVSLTSRGHTNAGAIATSHAIIKRQNNTVDWVSEGTHNNADQSMGSDWITAQRKSLTNFSDFAIAKSIVGPLPVELIDFKAEKKDNNTYLTWHTASEINCNYYLIQRSTYDMDHFTTIGKVLSKGFSNELTTYNFVDYDTPNEINYYKLIEYDFDGYLKELGIVSVNSSNKEGMLSVSVLQSYDSKVYFDIYNISGNRLWLELTDINGNIITKQQFEINDSIVYRLTIDINKGFYLIKFSDNKSVVVKKIIH, from the coding sequence TTGCCAACATCATATTCATCTGTTACTTCCTATATTTTAGCTTCAGGAACATGGACAGGACAGGCAAATGGAGTAATTAGAGGAACAACAGGCGTTAATTCGGGAACATATTCTTGCCAATTAAGAAGTCAAACTGGTGCACAAATAACTTCACCTAATATTCCATCGGGAGGTGTTTCAACAGTTACTTTTTACGCTTCAAGCAGCACAACATCAGGTAGCGTTCAGGTTAATTATTCAACTGATGGAGGAAGTACTTGGAATCCAGCGACAGGCTCACCTTTTTCATTAACGACAGGCTCACCTGTATTAAAAACTGCAATAATTAATACAAGTGCTTCAAATGTTCTTGTTCAATTTTATAGAACGGCTGCAACAGTTTATATAGATGATATTTTGATCTCACCATATTCTCCTGTTCCTACTATTACTATTTCTCCAACCTCTTTAACCTCTTTAAATTATAATTTTGGTGCAGGTCCTTCAGCAGAACAAACATTTACAATTTCAGGTTCCAATTTAACAAATGACATAGTTTTGACACCTCCAACAGACTATGAAATATCTACAACTTCAGGTAGTGGTTTTATTTCAAATCCGAGTTCAATAACACTAAACCAATCTGGAGGAAATGTTCCAAATACCACAATTTATGTACGTTTAAAATCTGGACTTTCAGCAGGAAATTACAATAGTGAGAATATTAGTTGTACAAGCACTGGAGCAACGACAAAAAATGTAAGTTGTAGTGGGACAGTTTTTACCCCAACATTAACTGTTTCGCCAACAACATTAACAAGTTTTTCATATATTGTAACGACAGGACCATCATCAAATCAAACGTTTACTATATCAGGAACAAATTTAATTTCAAATGTCAGTTTAACGGCTCCAACTGATTATGAAATATCAACTTCAAGTGGCTCAGGTTTTGGAAGTTCGTTAACACTTACTCCTACTTCAGGCACATTATCATCCACCACTATCTATGTTAGATTAAAAGCCGGTCTGCCTATAGGTACATATAATTCAGAAGTAATAAACTGTACGGCAACAAATGCTACTACAAAAACAATTACTTGCAATGGAACTGTAACAGCATCTAATTCTTCGGATGTAATTTCTGTTTCTGGTTCAGAATCGACTTCTGTTTCTTCTATTATTAATACACCTGGTCCATTAACTTCTGTACAAGGAACTCAGGTATGGCAATTTACTATTCGTGATGGCGGGGATTCGGGTGATGTAGATAATTTACCTACAATAGTTACTGGAATCATTATTTCTAACCTTAATTCTTCAGGTTTAGACTGGTCAACTGCTATTGAATCGATTGATTTATTTGATGGATCTACTAATGTGGGGTCGTTACAATACGGAAATGCCAACCTTACAAACTCACAAGCCAATTTTAGCAGTTTAAATATTATAGTACCAGATAATAACAGTAAAACCATAACTGTTCGACTGACGGTTCGTTGTCCTTTAGGTTCTGGAAATGACGATGGTGATTATTTTAGATTTAGTATATCAAATACAAATTTTACAACCGCTAGTTCTACAACCAGTTCTCAGAAATCCAGCTTTACTGCAGCTTCTTCTTCAAGTACTGCACCAAGAAATGAAATAGATATTGTGGCAAGTCAATTAGTTTTTACACAGCAACCCATATCTACTCCGCTAGGTTCAACCATGACACCAAATGTTACTGTATCTGCTACTGATATATGTGGAAATATTGATAAAGGTTTTTCAGGTACAGTTTCATTAACAAGTACAGGAACGATGACAGGTAGTCCTTTGACTGCAATTGCTTCATCAGGTGTTGCAACTTTTTCAGGAATTGTTCATACAGTTATAGGAACAGGTTTAACAATGACAGCAAGTAGTACTGGTTTAACTTCTGCAATAAGCTTAACATATGATATTTATTTAGCAACGGCTTTTCAACCAGGTGATTTTGCAGTAATTTCTATTTGTTCAAATACAAATTGTCAGGGTGATGGATCTGGTGATGATCAAATAAGTTTTATGATATTTAAGGATATTCAACCGGGAGATGTGTTTATAATTACTGATAATGGATATGAAAGAACAATTGCAAATAAATGGGGTAATTCTGAAGGCACATATCAAATAACAAGAACAACTAGTACAATAAACGCAGGAACAGTTATTACTATAAAATTACATAACAGTTCTCCGTATTTTGAAGGAATATATCCGGATAATAATTGGACATTTACAAATATTGGTTGGGCAGGAACAACTTGTGTATTAAATAGTGGAGGTGATCAATTATATTTTATGCAAGGAGGAACTTGGAATAAAGGAACAAGTAATGGAAGTCATGATGCAATTTATACACCAGGAGTTTATTTATATGCGTTTAATACAAATTCAAGTTGGACTTCATTTGCAAGCTCAACTCAGCATTCAGGATTAATTGAATTTATGGAATGTTTTAATATGATGCCTGGTGTGGCTACCGATTTCATTGAATATACTGGACCTACTACACCAGCCACTAAAAGAGAATGGATATTGCGATTAAATACTTCAACCAATTGGTCTTCAAGAATAGATTGTAATACATATTTTGCAAATAACATTCATCAAGGACAAACATATACTATACTTCCTTCTTCATATTCAGATGGTGTCTGGGTTGGTAATAAAAATATAAATTGGTTTGATTGTGCAAATTGGCAAAATTTAGAAATTCCAGATAAATACATTAATGTTCAGATACCTTCAACAGGTGTTACAAATGAACCTACTATAGGTGCACCACCATCAGGTTTATCAGGTGCAGAATGTAATAATATAGAAATACAAAATGGTAGAATACTTACAATGAATAATGCAGCGAGCCGATTGGATGTTTATGGTAATATTATTCAAAATGGAACTTTAACGGCAACGAATGGTGTTGTTAATATTTTAGATGATAACAGTAGTTTAACAAGTTCTTCGGATATTACTTTTTATAATTTAACCTTAAATAAAATTTCAAATACAAATACATTTACAATTAATGCAAATATTAATGTTGATAATTTATTGAATTTATTAAGTGGAATACTTGTTACAGGTTTTAATCGTATAACTATTAATAATACCTCAACTACTGCTATAAGTGGTTTTGGAACAAATAGCTATATTAATGGTAATCTAAGACGATATGTTACTTCTACAGGGACATATAATTTCCCTGTTGGAACAGAAAATTATTACGAATTATCATCAATTAAACTTAATTCTTCTGTAGGTTTAAATTATATTGATGCTAAATTTACTAATCCTCATGTAAGTTCTATAGATATTACTCCTTTAAATATATTAGTAAATGGTAGTGTATTAAATGAGTTGCTTGATTATGGTTTTTGGACCATCACTCCAAATGGAGGAACTTACAATTATGATGTTAGTTTAACTTCTAGAGGACATACGAATGCTGGTGCAATTGCTACATCTCATGCAATTATAAAACGTCAAAATAATACAGTTGATTGGGTTTCAGAAGGAACACATAATAATGCTGATCAATCAATGGGAAGTGATTGGATAACCGCACAAAGAAAAAGTCTAACTAATTTTTCTGATTTTGCTATTGCTAAATCTATTGTTGGACCTCTACCAGTTGAGTTAATTGATTTTAAAGCTGAAAAAAAAGATAATAACACTTATCTGACTTGGCATACAGCATCGGAGATAAATTGCAACTATTATTTAATTCAACGTTCCACATATGACATGGATCATTTTACTACAATAGGAAAAGTTTTATCTAAAGGATTTTCAAACGAATTAACAACTTATAATTTTGTTGATTATGATACACCAAATGAAATAAATTATTATAAGTTGATAGAATATGATTTTGATGGATATCTGAAAGAATTGGGTATTGTTTCAGTAAATTCTTCAAATAAAGAAGGAATGCTTTCTGTATCAGTTCTTCAAAGTTATGATTCAAAAGTTTACTTTGATATTTATAATATTTCTGGTAATCGTTTATGGTTAGAATTAACCGATATAAATGGAAATATTATTACAAAACAACAATTTGAAATAAATGATTCTATAGTTTATCGTTTAACAATTGATATAAATAAAGGTTTTTATTTAATTAAATTTAGTGACAATAAAAGTGTAGTAGTTAAAAAAATAATACATTAA
- a CDS encoding DnaJ domain-containing protein, with protein sequence MDLNKDYYKILGVTKTSSSNDIKNAYKKLVKMYHPDLNKNNSDDKIKEINIAYSVLSDETTKKQYDTQSPYGKSYNPNPFEHVGGIYEIFNVFFGNDLFSQSRNPFGSFFHGGKNEYKEFHENLDITINLIVTLNDVYKGKPIKVSYKRFVHCETCKGTGFDPKSESYECEICGGIGKDNLGRKCEYCQGVGKIYSMPCGFCNGEKIVLRDAEFNITNVENIRASEDKYLRSFGHQSKYFREKKGDLKLKIIYQEVNKYKIIDNKLYYNLDLHYEDAIKGFKYEYKLLDDSKIKVSIPEKTKDGDIIRLKGKGLILDIKGNRDDLYIKINIIIDYKRLQKNLEVKFNI encoded by the coding sequence ATGGATTTGAATAAAGATTATTATAAAATACTAGGTGTTACCAAAACTTCTTCATCTAATGACATAAAAAATGCTTATAAAAAATTAGTAAAAATGTATCACCCAGATTTGAATAAAAATAATTCTGATGATAAAATAAAAGAAATAAATATCGCATATTCTGTTCTTAGTGATGAAACAACAAAAAAACAATATGATACACAAAGTCCTTACGGAAAATCATACAATCCAAATCCATTTGAACATGTTGGTGGTATTTATGAGATTTTTAATGTTTTCTTTGGTAATGATCTATTTTCACAAAGTAGAAATCCATTTGGTTCTTTTTTTCACGGTGGAAAAAATGAATATAAAGAATTCCATGAAAATCTTGATATTACAATAAATTTAATTGTTACATTGAATGATGTTTATAAAGGTAAACCAATCAAAGTATCATACAAGAGATTTGTTCATTGTGAAACTTGTAAAGGAACTGGTTTTGACCCAAAAAGCGAATCTTATGAATGTGAAATATGTGGTGGTATAGGGAAAGATAATTTAGGTAGAAAATGTGAATATTGCCAAGGAGTTGGAAAAATTTATTCTATGCCTTGTGGTTTTTGTAATGGTGAAAAAATTGTATTGAGAGATGCAGAATTTAATATAACTAATGTAGAAAATATAAGGGCGTCAGAAGATAAATATTTAAGAAGTTTTGGACATCAATCCAAATATTTTAGAGAAAAGAAAGGTGATTTAAAATTAAAAATTATATACCAAGAAGTTAATAAATATAAAATTATTGATAATAAACTATATTATAATTTAGACCTTCATTACGAAGATGCTATCAAAGGATTTAAATATGAATATAAATTATTAGATGATAGCAAAATCAAAGTTTCTATACCAGAAAAAACAAAAGATGGTGATATTATAAGATTGAAAGGAAAAGGTCTTATTTTAGACATAAAAGGCAATAGAGACGACCTATATATTAAGATAAATATTATAATAGATTACAAAAGACTTCAAAAAAATCTTGAAGTAAAATTTAATATATAA
- a CDS encoding peptidase M15 has translation MPENISKHLTYKEVTYSQTAIKNNIDNTPNEKQLSNIKLAADKIFEPLREWVGGPIYISSCFRSDKLNKKIGGANSSQHLANNGAAFDIDDTYGYKTNKEMFHYILDNLEFDQLIWEFGNDNNPDWVHFSYNEGKNRKETLRSKMVDGKTVYVKF, from the coding sequence ATGCCAGAAAATATTTCAAAGCATTTAACTTATAAAGAAGTAACTTATAGCCAAACTGCTATTAAAAACAATATTGACAATACACCAAACGAAAAACAATTGTCTAATATTAAATTAGCAGCTGATAAAATTTTTGAACCATTAAGAGAATGGGTAGGTGGACCTATTTACATTTCATCTTGTTTTAGATCAGATAAATTAAATAAGAAGATTGGTGGAGCCAATTCATCACAACATTTAGCCAATAATGGTGCCGCATTTGATATTGATGACACTTATGGTTATAAAACCAATAAAGAAATGTTTCATTATATATTGGATAATTTAGAATTTGACCAACTTATATGGGAGTTTGGAAATGATAATAATCCTGATTGGGTTCATTTTTCATATAATGAAGGAAAAAATAGAAAAGAAACATTAAGATCAAAGATGGTTGATGGTAAAACTGTATATGTGAAATTTTAA
- a CDS encoding VWA domain-containing protein, producing MKTKIICILDRSGSMSSIIEDAIGGFNTFLKEQQELDDVANMDIFLFDTEFSKVVNNVDIKNVKPMTNKTYVPRGGTALYDAIGKTIDSELDFLAQNPNNRPDKTLCVILTDGEENSSREYSREKIKMMIEEMEKEFKWNFIFLAANQDAIMTAGSIGIAAGKSMNFAANGEGITVAYQKISKAASYYRTTNQSNYNNIFVEIDK from the coding sequence ATGAAAACAAAAATTATATGTATATTAGACAGATCTGGCTCAATGAGTTCAATCATCGAAGATGCTATTGGAGGTTTCAACACATTTCTAAAAGAACAACAAGAATTAGATGATGTAGCCAATATGGATATCTTTCTTTTTGATACAGAATTTTCAAAAGTTGTTAATAATGTTGATATAAAAAATGTAAAACCTATGACAAATAAAACCTATGTACCAAGAGGTGGAACCGCTCTCTATGATGCAATAGGCAAAACGATTGATTCTGAATTGGATTTCCTTGCACAAAACCCAAACAATCGTCCAGATAAAACATTATGTGTTATCTTAACAGACGGTGAAGAAAACTCTTCAAGAGAATACAGCCGTGAAAAAATCAAGATGATGATTGAAGAAATGGAAAAAGAATTCAAATGGAATTTTATTTTTCTTGCCGCAAATCAAGATGCTATAATGACAGCGGGTAGTATAGGTATTGCTGCAGGCAAATCAATGAACTTTGCTGCAAATGGTGAAGGTATTACTGTTGCTTATCAAAAAATAAGTAAAGCTGCCAGCTATTATAGAACAACTAATCAATCCAATTATAATAATATTTTCGTAGAAATCGATAAATAA
- a CDS encoding DEAD/DEAH box helicase family protein, whose amino-acid sequence MVKINNINIYFPLKLKPREQQLEALNFLKQSINNGKRYCLLNLPTGSGKSYLIMMFANWYRNFVNKYAKFDILTNSKILQNQYINEFPFIKDYRGKSNFYCDPHDTTVNNGKSICSVLGPYCGIECPYENAKKIWQDSDIGLTNFHLFNTIAIYAKKILEGRDSHVLVIDEAHDFESVFCDFITISMSAKSLKKYGFDLKEIEDYDNRISRIKKISDFIGFIKHQFVQDVTNKYNWLEEKIKNATPKLRLEYSGYKSHCENQLFKFDYLIKEFEKKPDNWILDITKTNDKMYSGLLLEAKPVWGNDYIKEKIFNKYDHVIFMSGSILDKTMFSYINGLETELTTYFEVPSTFPLNRRPIYYLKLGKMTWEQKEKTFKEQLKYIDKILKKNKDRKGIIHSGSYEFTQWLQEQYINKRLIFHTPDNRDEMLDKHINSDKPTVIVSPSMISGVDLKDDLSRFQIILKIPFPFLGSEKIKQRQKTKPEWYSWKTVCNLIQMSGRSIRSHEDWAETFILDSSLSDLLKYNSKLIPRWYSDSIRELKI is encoded by the coding sequence ATGGTCAAAATTAATAATATAAATATTTATTTTCCTTTAAAATTAAAACCAAGAGAACAACAATTAGAAGCATTAAATTTCCTAAAACAAAGTATAAATAATGGTAAAAGATATTGTTTATTAAATTTACCAACAGGTAGTGGAAAAAGTTATTTAATAATGATGTTTGCCAATTGGTATAGAAATTTTGTAAATAAATATGCTAAATTTGATATTCTTACAAACTCAAAAATTCTTCAAAATCAATATATAAACGAATTTCCTTTTATAAAAGATTATAGAGGAAAAAGTAATTTTTATTGTGATCCACATGACACAACAGTTAATAATGGGAAAAGCATTTGTTCTGTACTTGGTCCTTATTGTGGTATAGAATGTCCGTATGAAAATGCTAAAAAAATATGGCAAGATTCAGATATAGGACTAACAAATTTCCATTTATTCAATACTATAGCAATTTATGCTAAGAAAATATTAGAAGGTCGTGATTCACATGTTCTTGTAATAGATGAAGCTCATGATTTTGAATCTGTATTTTGTGATTTTATTACAATTTCGATGTCTGCAAAATCATTAAAAAAATATGGTTTTGATTTGAAGGAAATAGAAGACTATGATAATAGGATAAGTAGAATAAAAAAGATTTCTGATTTTATAGGTTTTATAAAACATCAATTTGTACAGGATGTAACTAATAAGTACAATTGGTTAGAAGAAAAGATAAAAAATGCTACACCAAAATTAAGACTAGAATATTCTGGATATAAATCTCATTGTGAGAACCAATTATTTAAATTTGATTATCTTATAAAAGAGTTTGAAAAGAAACCTGATAATTGGATTTTAGATATAACAAAAACAAATGATAAAATGTATTCTGGTCTTTTACTTGAAGCCAAACCAGTATGGGGTAATGATTATATAAAAGAAAAAATTTTTAATAAGTACGACCATGTTATTTTTATGTCAGGTTCTATCTTAGATAAAACAATGTTTTCATACATAAATGGTTTGGAAACAGAACTAACAACTTATTTTGAAGTACCTTCAACATTTCCATTAAATCGTAGACCTATCTATTATTTGAAACTTGGAAAAATGACTTGGGAACAAAAGGAAAAAACATTTAAAGAACAATTAAAATATATTGATAAAATACTCAAAAAGAACAAAGATAGAAAAGGTATAATTCATTCTGGTTCATATGAATTTACACAATGGTTACAAGAACAATATATTAATAAACGACTTATATTTCATACACCAGATAATCGTGATGAAATGTTGGATAAGCATATTAATTCGGATAAACCTACCGTAATAGTCTCACCATCTATGATTTCAGGAGTGGATTTAAAAGATGATTTAAGTAGATTTCAGATTATATTGAAAATTCCTTTTCCATTTTTAGGTTCTGAAAAGATTAAACAGCGTCAGAAAACTAAACCAGAATGGTATTCTTGGAAAACTGTTTGCAATTTAATACAAATGTCAGGACGTTCAATAAGAAGTCATGAAGATTGGGCTGAAACATTTATATTAGATAGTAGTTTGAGTGATTTATTAAAATATAATAGCAAATTGATACCACGATGGTATTCAGATTCTATAAGAGAATTGAAGATATAA
- a CDS encoding universal stress protein, with protein MENRENKILVPVDFGEQSLIALDQSYNIARMVNAEIYILHVITENNALWGLFSKKEQSDFEEKLKIKLTEFAGFIEQKSEVKVILLVEKGKLVETIINTAERLKVKFLIVGTSSSTDIKQKVIGSNALRIVREATFPVITIKGKHHRAGCKNIVLPLDLTKETREKVSYAIYFAKYFNSVVHAVTLNTTSDTYIMNHLKMQLEQVSNYIKSQGVECTQNFINSDSGNENMCNALLDFSHKVEADLIMIVTQQETEVIKYFVGSLAKEIIHNSDIPVMSIVPKNR; from the coding sequence ATGGAAAATCGTGAAAATAAAATTTTAGTTCCTGTTGATTTTGGCGAACAATCGTTGATTGCATTAGACCAATCGTACAATATCGCTCGAATGGTAAATGCTGAAATTTATATATTGCACGTTATTACTGAAAATAATGCTTTATGGGGATTGTTTAGCAAAAAGGAACAAAGCGATTTTGAAGAAAAACTAAAAATTAAACTCACTGAATTTGCTGGTTTTATAGAACAAAAATCGGAAGTTAAAGTAATTCTATTAGTAGAAAAAGGTAAATTAGTCGAAACTATTATCAATACAGCCGAACGCTTAAAGGTAAAATTTTTAATTGTCGGAACTTCAAGCTCTACCGATATTAAACAAAAAGTAATTGGTAGTAATGCACTTAGAATTGTTCGCGAAGCTACTTTCCCTGTTATAACTATTAAGGGAAAACATCATCGTGCCGGATGTAAAAATATAGTTTTACCGCTCGATTTAACCAAAGAAACTCGCGAAAAAGTATCCTATGCTATATACTTTGCTAAATATTTTAATTCTGTGGTTCATGCTGTTACCCTTAATACAACCTCGGATACATATATTATGAATCATCTTAAAATGCAGCTTGAACAGGTTAGTAACTATATTAAGAGTCAAGGTGTGGAATGTACTCAAAACTTTATTAATAGTGATTCGGGTAACGAAAACATGTGCAATGCTTTACTCGATTTTTCGCACAAAGTTGAAGCCGACCTTATTATGATTGTGACGCAACAAGAAACAGAAGTTATTAAATATTTTGTGGGTTCGTTGGCTAAGGAAATTATTCATAACTCCGATATACCTGTTATGAGTATCGTTCCAAAGAATCGATAA